TAATGCTACATGAGTAACAGAGAGGGCAGTACAGACTTACTTTTGTTTAGTATTAATTGAGGACCCAGGTGAGGAGGGACACGATCTGTTGGCCGTCAGGTCCTCTGCAGCCAGTTCCTGCACTCTCACGGACACCATGTTGTGGTAGAGTTTGAAGAAGAAGCACTGCTCACTGTGGCCTCCAGCCTTGCCCATGGCGCGCTGCAGCACTATCAACAGTTGCTTGTCCATGTCATCCGACAGGCCCTGCACCTTGCCAAAGTAGTTTTGAATGAGGTTCATGTTGTTCGTGTCTATTGCTGCCCATACGGTACTGATTATACAAGAGGTCATTCCATGAGCACTCCAGATTCATCAGCTTGTGGTGGCCCTCCAGCAGCTTGGCTTGCTCTATCATTAATGGAGTGTCTCAGGCATTGCATAGGGAGGAGAAATATTAATACACAATACAAATATTAATTTTACTGCCCACAGCACGAAACCCAATGACCCACGAGCCATCCTGAATCGTGTGCTAGCGTTTTTCAACTGATTCCAAGTTTTAATCAATTGCCATACCACTTCCATCACCACTAAACCTTCTAGTGCCCAGTTTGCATATTTAAATCCTTCTATGGTAGGGCAAAGGGACTCCGTTTGATTAGTGGTGGCATTAACTCTAGGGTAGGCTCCAATTTCCCCTATTAGCACCCGAAGCCGCGGCTAAACTTTGGCCCAGGAGGATCAACTCATGTTTCCCAAGTATGGTACACATTTGCTGTATTACCACGATGGGTACCATTGTCAACATTACTTTCCTTGCCTTACTTAACCCAAATCTAATCAGGGCACATGTTATTGTCAGTATCATGACTAGGCCTGTAACGATTCCATGGCCATGTTTGTTCTTGTAGGCCAATCTACTTCATATTATTATTTGTAAAATTTCACAAAGACAATTATTTACCCTCAGGCCGATGACCGAATCTTGGTTTTCATTAGTCTCGCCTTCAAATCTCGAGTAGTTTGACGCCATTCTCTTGAATTTGGATCGAGCTAGTCTTCTTAACTCTGTAGGGGTCTTCTAGCAGAGAGTTCTAGTTTTCTTAGTTGTCAAGTCTCAGCTGTTCAGTCACAATGGTTTTTTATCAACCAAAGGTCTCTATGTTTTTCGTCTAATCCCTCCTTCTAATGATGTCTCACTTTAAGCCAGACCCCGTACCGGTTTGTGGTTTTCCGGTTGTTCTGTTTATACTGCATGTTCGTCTCGGTTTCTCAGTAATCTCGGTTGCTGTCGTACCAATATGGTTTCCTGACTGACAGTGTCATTTTTTAGTGATGATACAGGCGGGTGTTTATGGACCCGTTCATACACCATACTCCAAATCACTAAGCCTTTTAACAGTTTCCCCATTATTTTTATCAGGGTTCTCATTACCCATAAGATGCACTTTAATAGCTTAAGGGCTGCCCAGGCTATCCCTTTCCAGAATTTTTACAGTACTTTATCTACTGGTAGTCCCATTTTCTTGGCCCACCCTATTGCTAACATCAGAGCCAGAAATATTAGGATGGCTATGGCTATTCATAGACCCATCCAAAATTTAGCTTTAACTGTATACCACCACTTAGTCGCCTTTTTTAAAATCTCTATTCCTATTACTTCTGTAACCGCTGTAACTGGGTTAACTACTACTTTATTCTACATGGTCTCTAGACCTGTGGTAAAACTTCCCCATCCTGCCCCATACCAGTCTCCACTAGCATGGTCCGACTTGAGGTTCTCATCTAAATACCAGTAGGTATTATCTCCAACTTCTTTCTCTTCCAAGATGTTACAGTAGTTATTTTGGCTAGCCTCAAAGAGTAATTTTAGCATCCTTGTAGTCAAATTACAACGGCTTTGTCTAGATGAGTTACTTGGTATTCTACTGCAGTCCCAGTCTGATGTCCTATTCATCAACCAAGACCCTTCGTAACACCACTGATGCTATTTATCCCCTCCTGTTAGGAGGTGGATGTAGTCAGCACAAGGAGCGTAGAGGGTCGTAGTCTCAGTATGTCTCGTTCAGAAATCAGAAGTcaaaagatacacttgttctagAGTATGAAAGTCAGATATGACCTTTTAGGTTGATGGTAGTTTGAAGTATCACGAGTTCAGTGATAAGTCAAGTAGCACTACCATGCCTTCTCTTGGGAAGGCATGCTTCTTATATACTCTCTTCGGGACCCAGTCAACCCTCGCTGCTATCTgcacacatttacatttattcGACGCACATTTCACTGCTTCCTTCCAGTTTCAGTTCTTTCAGTAGCTGCAACCACTCTGCGTCTCGAGGATCTGGTGTTGCACTTCCTTCTCCTTGTTTGGGCACAATGTCTGTTAGTTCCTCATACCATGGCCTTACTGCCCACGGAGGAGGGGGTGTAGATTGAGACTCTGGGGGAGAATCTTACATCAGGTCCTTTTTTAGTGCTTCCGTCACAGTCTTAAAGCATGTTTAgacatggacctcatcaagctagttttatcagtgacagcaccagtagagacagacaATGTACTGGAGGAGTTTGCTGATGTTTTTACAGGAATAGGATTATTCCCAGGAGAATGTACCATTCACCTTGACCCAGACGCAACCCCTGTGGTCTACCCACCGAGAAAGATTCCCCTTGCTCTCCGTGCCCGTCTGAAGAAAGAGTTGGAGAGCATGGAGCAATCTGACATAGTCACCAAGGTTACAGAACCGACTGACTGGGTAAACACCTTAGTGGTGGTGGAGAAACCACGCACAGGCAAGCTCAGAGTATGTCTCGACCCAAGAGACTTGAACAAGGCTATCAAACGCCCCCATTATCCTTTACCGACGCTAGATGGCATCACACACAAGCTAGCGGGAGCACACTACTTCAGTGTCATGGACACTAGATCAGGCTACTGGGCTATGAAGCTCACAGAAGAGTCATCTAAGCTCACAACATTCAACACACCATTTGGACGCTACAGGTTCCATCGCCTGCCTTTTGGGATTATCTCAGCCCAAGACGAGTTTCAGCGAAAGATCGACGAAGTGTACAAAGGCCTCGACGGAGTTGTGGCAATTGTGGACGACATCCTTGTCTATGGTCGAAccaaagaggagcacgaccgaaaCCTCCATGCGATGCTGCAAAGGTCCCGCGAGAGAGGAGTCCGGCTCAACCCCGAGAAGAGCACAGTCGGCGCTACAGAGGTCAGCTACTTCGGACTTCTtacaggcgaaccggggacaccatgcgtaatgctggtgccatgtaagccggcccgaggagacgcactggagaccagacgcgttgagccggcttcatggcacctggctcaatactcaatctagccctgccagggcggggaggtggaataacccgcaccggggtatgcacacgtacaggagacaccgtgcgctctaccgcataacacggtgtctgcccgtactctcgctctccacggtaagatcgggaagtgggcgcaggtctcctacctgccttcgccacactaccctttagcccccccccccccccccccaataaatttttgggcttgactaacaggcttcctaccgtgtcgtcgtgctgcctccattcgccggtatccctcctcacactgcgccagagaatcccaggcgggctccggcactctccttgggtcgatcgcccacctgtcgatcttcTCCCAGGTTgtatagcccagatccttctcctgcttccgtgctgcctcctcataccgccgcctctcggctttagctgcctccagctcttcacgagggcggcgatattctccaggttgtgcccatggacctttaccgtccaatatttcctcccatgtccatgaattctgcgatcgctgctgctgctttttcccacgccgcttggtccttggttggtgggtgattctgtaacggttgcTTAGGGATCGGGATCGGGATCGGTTAGAGGAAgatgtaagtacgcatttcacctGTTCTACtcagcgcatgtgataaatacattgATTCGATTTTCTGATAGAATATATTTGTTGCCATCTTGAGGCCTTTTCTACCTCTTTCAGGGCCGTGCCAATTAAATAAATACGTGAATGTCATGCATTCGGACCTCCTAACACCAATATAGCTTTTGTTGAGCAAGCAAATATCGCCATCAAGTTGACATACATCaattcacttttatttatttacattataGTAGAAATCATTTACATTATTTCTactataatacactgctcaaaaaaataaagggaacacttaaacaacacaatgtaactccaagtcaatcacacttctgtgaaatcaaactgtccacttaggaagcaacactgattgacaataaatttcacatgctgttgtgcaaatggaaaagacaaaaggtggaaattataggcaattagcaagacacccccaataaaggagtggttctgcaggtggtgaccacagaccacttctcagttcctatgcttcctggctgatgttttggtcacttttgaatgctggcggtgctttcactctagtggtagcatgagacggagtctacaacccacacaagtggctcaggtagtgcagctcatccaggatggcacatcaatgcgagctgtggcaagaaggtttgctgtgtctgtcagcgtagtgtccagagcatggaggcgctaccaggagacaggccagtacatcaggagacgtggaggaggccgtaggagggcaacaacccagcagcaggaccgctacctccgcctttgtgcaaggaggagcaggtggagcactgccagagccctgcaaaatgacctccagcaggccacaaatgtgcatgtgtctgctcaaacggtcagaaacagactccatgagggtggtatgagggcccgacgtccacaggtggcggttgtgcttacagcccaacaccgtgcaggacgtatggcatttgccagagaacaccaagattggcaaattcgccactggcgccctgtgctcttcacagatgaaagcaggttcacactgagcacatgagcacatgtgacagacgtgacagagtctggagacgccgtggagaacgttctgctgcctgcaacatcctccagcatgaccggtttggcggtgggtcagtcatggtgtggcatttctttggggggccgcacagccctccatgtgctcgccagaggtagcctgactgccattaggtaccgagatgagatcctcagaccccttgtgagaccatatgctggtgcggttggccctgggttcctcctaatgcaagacaatgctagacctcatgtggctggagtgtgtcagcagttcctgcaagaggaaggcattgatgctatggactggcccgcccgttccccagacctgaatccaattgagcacatctgggacatcatgtctcgctccatccaccaacgccacgttgcaccagactgtccaggagttggcggatgctttagtccaggtctgggaggagatccctcaggagaccatccgccacctcatcaggagcatgcccaggcgttgtagggaggtcatacaggcacatggaggccacccacactactgagcctcattttgacttgttttaaggacattacatcaaagttggatcagcctgtagtgtggttttccactttaattttgagtgtgactccaaatccagacctccatgggttgatatatttgatttccattgatcatttttgtgtgattttattgtcagcacattcaactatgtaaaaaaaaaagtatttaataagaatatttcattcattcagatctaggatgtgttattttagtgttccctttatttttttgagcagtgtataaagctCCATAATGAATATCTTAATACTGCACTATGGATACCATTATATACCCTTATAGAAGTCATAAAATGACTAAGCCTAGTTCATACCCTTCGTGTGCAACACAAGAACGCTTCACAAAATGCTGATCCTGCGTTCTTGTGTAGTGTGTTTTTTGTGTAGCTGCTTGTAGTTATTTCTTGTGTACGTATGTAGGGTATAAACTACGCTTTAGTCCCATGTCATGAAATGAATACCTAAATTAAAATGAAAAATTATGAAAGATACAATATTAATCAAAATCTGCAatacaaatgttttattaaaacatCCATTAAAAAGTATGTAAGTgattgaaaaataaaatacatagttCCTCAAATCCCAAAAAGTTTAGCACAACTTTCCTAATCGGAGGAGTAGAAGCTGCTGTCGGCCTACCCTCCTTGTAATTCTTTAATTTAGGCTAAATATCTACATCAAATTTAGAGGCTGCAATGGACGTGGATCAATGATTACAATAGGGAGAGGGCATCAGATGTACAGCACATCTAAATTGGTTGGGCTTCTTAGCTTATCTTCATAATCACAGGAGAAGCTGTATATGTCGGAATGACATTTAGAAGCTCACATTCCTAGTTACAGGAGTGGGAGCTAATAAGGGATCAAAAGACTCAGATGGAATGTTGGTGTTGAGTAGCCTATAGTGGATCTTCCTTAAGGAGTATAAACTAATGGTAAGCTAGTCCACTGACAGCCTGGTTCAAATAGAGCAGCATTAGGGGACtcaaaatgaaaacaaaaatgaacaacaaaaataaaaatgttgtatTGAGGCCAGTTGTGGTGTTCTCCTCAGATGTAGCCTGGCAAAAGCAACTGACATGGGCTGCACGTCATCCAGGCTACCCATCAGAGTACCCAGAGGACTTGCAGGTGACCAAGCGTTTCCAGGCCTTCTGGACTCCCCAGAAGAAGCCCCGGATGCCTTTCCTCATCTTGGATAATTTAACTGGCAAGAAGATGAAAATATGTAAGAATTTCAGATGGACAATTGTCTGATAAAACAATAATTTATTACTTCTTTATACTTCTTTATATATAATTGTCCCATAAGAACATTTCCCCCCAGGAACACTCACTCATAGGTGGAGAATCCACAGCAATGTACATCTCTGGCTGGTCTGTAGTGTCTGTAAGGACGACGCTCATGTTGGACTGTGATCAGAATTCAAGGATGCACAATTAAACTTCAATTTCACTTCCTTTACATATTCCTATAATTATACAACTATACTTACTGGTGCCGATATCAAAAAGCACAACCAATGACCATTCAAGAGTAATCTGAGCTTGTTTTACCTTTCTGCCGGTGGCATAATGCACCCCCTCAGATTCCGCATCCTCCACATCATCACTGCATGAGTCTTCAAGGTCTGAGGTCTCGCGGTCATATGGGTTTGGCACTGAGGGTTTCAAGATGGCCAGTAGCTTGTGGGAAACAATGTCAGAGACAATGGAAAGCATCTCCTGATCCTCAAATAAATCGTCAATTTTCAAGGAGCGTTTCAAACGCTTGACCTTCCCAAGGTCAGTGTAGATGGCATCTGCCAGCTTCGATGTCATCTTAGAATTGAAACTTTTTTGCTGGCTTTCCATTTCCTCAATCAGATATTTGGCCACCTCATCATCGAACAATCGGATCAGCTCAGTCACCAGATCACTGATCTGGATGCGCTGACGCTTGTTGGTCCTTTTTGGCACACGGCATATCTTCTTGACAAGCTTCATCAGGACTTCTTCTAATATTAGCTCCCTAATGAAGCTGGTGGAACCGGATGTCACTTGTTCCACAGTGGACCACTCCGGCTGTTCAATCTCAGTCTTGATGCTGCTCTGCTCAGCTTTCTTATTCAAAGATTGACGGGTTGTCATTTCATTAAACAAGGCTGTCAATTCTTTCAAGCTGAGTGTAGATTCCAGATTTTTGGTGCCTTGAAGTTTGGACGGTGCATCCATAATTCCGTTCGTGACAAGACAGACAATGTCCTTGTGCAGCTTGGGTGCCTTGTGGCACAGTATCTTCTGTAGGGCTTCCTCTGTGCCATAGCGTTGCATCAACTTTCTATGCACAGACAGCACCAACTGAAAGATGTCTGTTGCCTTCAGGCAGACATTTGCTTCCCTCCACCTGTTAGTCACCCTCACCCACAGAGCACTGGACAGCTTGTTGGTCACATCCTCAACTAGGGTCCAGCTGGCCAGTTTATCCTGGGTCCGAGGAACAATCAGAGACAGCAGCCGGACAATGATATCCATCACCGTCTCTACATGAACAATAATATACACCGGTTGGGATGCCTTCACCTCAGCCGAGCCACATCGGCTCTTAACCGTgaccttgtcctggtctgtcctTAGGCAGATGTCTGAGGAGAGCGGCCGGACAGAGACTTTGGGTACGATTGAACCCAGACGGTTGACTTCCCTGGTGACTGCACTCGCAATGGCTGTTGTCATCTCCCCGCTGCCGCGCCTCAAAGCTCGCCTCAGAGCATCAGGAGAGCCCATGTGCTCCTCCAGCTCTCTGCAGAGGGCACTTACAATCCTTGCACTTGAGGAGCGGGAGTACGGCGTCTTGAGATCCTTGGTCATTTCCAATGCTGAGGTAACGTCTGGGGAATCGGACATGTCCCGAAGGACAGAAACCACCATGTCCATTGCCACATCAGAGAGAGTGGTGTTTGGGGATGACACAGGTGATGCAAAGTCCTCTGAGTGAAGCTCATACCCATGAAGCagcttggtgatcaggtctacaacCACCTCTGGTGTGGAATGCAGACTGGGAGAGTCCTTGTCGGAGGTCTCAATCATATAGGATTCAATTTCACTCAAAGCCCCTCTGACCATGATGTTTGTCTCAGAGTCGTCGGGTACATTGTTCTCTTTGAGAGGTTTGATACCTGCCTCACACAGCTCTTTCACATGGATGTTCTCGGAAGACATCACTGCTTCTTGAATAGTAGGTGGTTGATTGGCTATGGTTGTAGCCATGATTGTCCTGACCATTAGAGGACAAAGCTTTGCAACCAGTTCATACTGTAGCTTAAAGTTCTCCGAGCGGCTGTCGTTCATGGGTACCTCAGGGATGTCAAGGCCCTGAAATAGCATCTTCCGTACCAGTTTGCCCACTACACCCTCCAGTAGGCAATTAGTAGGGCTCGGAGTCTCATTCCCTCTGCCACTGGTGCTGGAAGGTAATTCTTGCTTCTTGTGAAGGCCATGAATGGCCTCACTTTGCACAATACAACCCTCAACAGGCAACTCCTCTACTGCAATCGTGTGCACAACCACATTGACATTGTTGGTGTGGGGTCCAATCAAAAGCTTCTTATAGGTTGGGTCTGTGACATATTGTAAAACACCCCCGCCTGTCTTTAAGTTCTGAGCTTTATCTCCAAATGTCCTATCCAGGAGACACAATACTGACTCAGATAGTGGGTCAGTGAACTCCTGGAGCTCTAGGCTGCTCTCAACTTCGAAGGGGCTGAGGCTGCAGCTGATCTGGGAGCTGTAATAAGAAGCCTGCAGCTCTCTCTTGGACTCCAATGTGTCATGCAACTTTGGATATAAGGCATCTGCAATGGAGTCTGTGAGCCGCTCATCCAAATTAACAGAGAAAATATTATTCAGGCTTTTGTTGGAAGCCTCCTCTTTGGTTTTCCTCAGGATGTCCCGCACAGCTTCCCTTGGGGCAGAACCAGAAGTGCAAACATGTCCATTGGATGGTGTCTGGGTGCCAGTAAGGGATTCCTTGATCAAGAAACTCTGGAGTTCGGTGGCCACTTCCTTAGACATCTCCCTTCTGATCTTCTGAACAGCAGGTGTCAGTGTAGCTTTCTCTGAGGTCAAAGGTGTCAGAACTCTGGTCAAAGTTGAGGGGCATCTGAGATGATCACCCAGACCCTCTAAGTCATCAGAGCAGGACACCTTGGCAACTTGAAATAAAACCGAACTAATAAGGTTGTGAGCCACAGCAGATGATTTTGCTGATGCTGCCTGGAGTGTCTCTAAACTAACCTGATTGGAGGCAGCCATCTTTGTTGTTGCCCTGGTAATGATGTTACTCACAGGCTTGATGGAGTAGCTCATAAACTGGGATCTCAGGCTTTCAAAGACTCCCTTCACTCTTTCTGCCTTCAGGTCTTTGTCAGTGGCAAATACACACGACTGAACAgcatggagagatacagggagaggaaAGCCCAAGGGTGAAGCCACATCTGTGATATGGATGGAGGACTCTGAGGGTGTCCCCTCAAGGCGCCTCTGCAACAACTTTATCATCTCCAGGACTCTGGCATTGTCCTGTGGTGAGATGGAGCCCTCTCCTGAGAGGTTCTCACTGTCTAGTGTGTTCTGGATTCCAAGCAGTGTTGTGCTGAGTATCCTCCTGTCATGGGGAAGCACTCCCCTCAGTGCAGAAGAGGACCGGCTCTGTGGTGCTGGTGTGTTGCATGGTGTTGATGCACCAGAGACGTCACTTCCACTGT
The nucleotide sequence above comes from Salvelinus namaycush isolate Seneca unplaced genomic scaffold, SaNama_1.0 Scaffold623, whole genome shotgun sequence. Encoded proteins:
- the LOC120042155 gene encoding uncharacterized protein LOC120042155, which gives rise to MLFQGLDIPEVPMNDSRSENFKLQYELVAKLCPLMVRTIMATTIANQPPTIQEAVMSSENIHVKELCEAGIKPLKENNVPDDSETNIMVRGALSEIESYMIETSDKDSPSLHSTPEVVVDLITKLLHGYELHSEDFASPVSSPNTTLSDVAMDMVVSVLRDMSDSPDVTSALEMTKDLKTPYSRSSSARIVSALCRELEEHMGSPDALRRALRRGSGEMTTAIASAVTREVNRLGSIVPKVSVRPLSSDICLRTDQDKVTVKSRCGSAEVKASQPVYIIVHVETVMDIIVRLLSLIVPRTQDKLASWTLVEDVTNKLSSALWVRVTNRWREANVCLKATDIFQLVLSVHRKLMQRYGTEEALQKILCHKAPKLHKDIVCLVTNGIMDAPSKLQGTKNLESTLSLKELTALFNEMTTRQSLNKKAEQSSIKTEIEQPEWSTVEQVTSGSTSFIRELILEEVLMKLVKKICRVPKRTNKRQRIQISDLVTELIRLFDDEVAKYLIEEMESQQKSFNSKMTSKLADAIYTDLGKVKRLKRSLKIDDLFEDQEMLSIVSDIVSHKLLAILKPSVPNPYDRETSDLEDSCSDDVEDAESEGVHYATGRKSNMSVVLTDTTDQPEMYIAVDSPPMIKLSKMRKGIRGFFWGVQKAWKRLVTCKSSGYSDG